In a single window of the Streptacidiphilus sp. P02-A3a genome:
- the ndk gene encoding nucleoside-diphosphate kinase, producing MPQRSLVILKPDAVRRGLVGEIVSRIERKANWRLVALELRTLDQATLEQHYAEHVGKPFYEPLMEFMASGPSVAMIVEGESVIEGVRALAGKTNPLEAGPGTIRGDFATITRENLIHASDSDSSAEREIKIFFPAHA from the coding sequence ATGCCGCAGCGCAGCCTCGTCATCCTGAAGCCCGACGCGGTCCGCCGCGGCCTCGTCGGCGAGATCGTCAGCCGGATCGAGCGCAAGGCGAACTGGCGGCTGGTCGCGCTGGAACTGCGCACCCTGGACCAGGCCACGCTGGAGCAGCACTACGCCGAGCACGTCGGCAAGCCCTTCTACGAGCCGCTGATGGAGTTCATGGCCTCGGGCCCGTCGGTGGCGATGATCGTCGAGGGTGAGAGCGTGATCGAGGGCGTGCGCGCGCTGGCCGGGAAGACCAACCCGCTGGAGGCCGGTCCGGGCACCATCCGCGGCGACTTCGCGACCATCACCCGGGAGAACCTGATCCACGCCTCGGACTCGGACTCCTCGGCCGAGCGCGAGATCAAGATCTTCTTCCCCGCCCACGCCTGA
- a CDS encoding DUF4233 domain-containing protein, with translation MRTLCSSTLIAEAMVVGFAALVAMHLSSVSHGTLWAVCGAAMALCVLLCGVLGRPGAVAVGWALQAALIVSGLVIGMMYVLGVIFAALWWASVHYGRKVDVIKAARAAAAAGA, from the coding sequence GTGCGTACCCTCTGCTCGTCCACCCTGATCGCCGAGGCGATGGTGGTGGGTTTTGCCGCCCTCGTGGCGATGCATCTCTCCTCCGTGTCCCACGGCACCCTGTGGGCGGTCTGCGGTGCGGCCATGGCACTGTGCGTGCTGCTCTGCGGGGTGCTCGGCCGCCCCGGCGCGGTGGCCGTCGGCTGGGCGCTCCAGGCGGCGCTGATCGTCAGCGGGCTGGTGATCGGGATGATGTACGTGCTCGGCGTGATCTTCGCGGCGCTGTGGTGGGCCTCGGTCCACTACGGCCGCAAGGTCGACGTGATCAAGGCTGCCCGGGCTGCGGCTGCGGCCGGGGCCTGA